The genomic stretch tggaagtgtgtgctcttaatcctaatataataacaagcacatatatttgatatttatttctttaatttatcaatgggtgagatttagttcgatgaatcaaaggccgataaattgggaaatgatatcacttatagtgtgtgttgttgattatagaaggaaactgtgtcctagagatactaggttgataatgtccccaagaggagctcataaggattgtcatgttaaaccctgcaggtggacttagtccgacatgacgataaggttgagtggtactacttttggacttagacattaattaaatgagttgtcagtaactcacttaattagtggacattcgatatcttaaacacagggagactaacacactcataataagaaggagcccaaaaatgtaatttgggattggtgcggtggttcaatgatagttctctagtggaatgaattatcattgataaaattaagttgtgtgttcggggcgaacacgggatgcttaattttatcgggagaccaaaaccaattcctcctctcggtccctatcgtagcctcttatttatagagttctatacccacctatacccaccttctatacccacccaatgggggccggccaagctagcttgggaacaagctagggccggcctaggtatgattttgggtggccggccctagcttgaacccaagctagtagggccggccataattaattaaaaagaaaatttaattttaatgtttattattatgtggaagatttaatttaaaagagaattaaaattaaaatatctctcttgtaaaaatttacaaaagattaaagaaagagattagatctctttccttatttgtagattggagagatgttttattttctctttaaaattattcacatgttaataaaattaaaattatagatatttccttttattaaccatgaagagattttaaagagaaattttatttttaaaatttccggaaacaaataaggaaagttttaattgttgattgaaacttgtccaatttgcttcctattgttttggccggccatcattgtttaattggggaaatattattttatttttctcaattaaatcatgtcaaggaaattaaggaaaatttattgtaattaaatttcctaatttacctaggccaaggaatataaaagaaggggtgagggtgccttcatgagacacaacctctattattttctccctttctccttggtgttgtggccggccattaccctctccctctcttcctcttgtggtggccgaatacttcatctttcttggagttcttgtggtggccggatactacttggagaagaagaagaagaaggagagaaagctagcatctcttggagcttggttagtattttgattttcttctttggtaaagttcttcctttgtggccgaaccttgcttggagaagaagaaggtggttggtggtttctcatcttggtagatcgttacccacacaacgtccgaggttagaagaggaatacggtagaagatcaagaggttttctacaaggtataactagtaatttctatttccgcatcatgctagttatttatggaaataataccaaatacaagaggcttacgttctagtatttcgaatatgttttttcgaagttgtgttcttttgtttctttcttttccttgtgatttgattgttctctttggttaacctaaagttattttaggaaattaaatattagctttctattaaaggttttgtctagtcggtggtggttgctcccatatccaagaaggtcatgtgcctcgccacgtcagtactgggaaccttttatggaaattaatatttaatggaattaataacttaaggagacttgggtcgagcgtgttaagttcaggagatccaagtcaaaacctaaaagaacaaatagattaagttttggatcaaacgtgttaagttccgcaggagatccaaaatttaatttaaaagaacacatggtagctaggaaaaaggttcagatctttgtacaaaatttttgtacagtggaacctataggctttccgagtagcaaccaacaattggtatcagagctagggttttgcctctgtgtatttggtatttagtttaattatgcacatgtcatacataatttaggcaggttaatagtaggatgtgctaactctatggatgcaggatccaactattatggcttttagttaattatgtgtgtgattggacccttggacatgtcaagggcaatttatatgtgtgtgcatgattgtattaaaatacaacacactacaagaaaaaagctaaacaacaacgcttttttggcgttgtcgtatgtacttaaaaagtgatgttgtagatggtgttgtagaaagtcatatcaaagacaacgctttaaaagcgttgtggttggtcacaaagacaacgctttttaagcgttgtcttttcgttcttaaaaagcgttgttatagatgctgttgtaaaaatgcacatatcaaagacaacgctttaaaagcgttgtggttggtcacaaagacaacgttttttaagcgttgtctattcgttcttaaaaagcgttgttaaagatgttgttgtaaaaatgcacatatcaaagacaacgctttaaaagcgttgtggttggtctcaaagacattgttttttaagcgttgtcttttattacttaaaaacgttgtctttttaaatttataaaaaatagtgtttttcttaattaaatagcaaaaattataaaaaatactcaaaatttacatataattgaatatccacaaccacaatcatttttataataagactatttaacaaataaataaaactttatattatacaaacaaaatgtatacatattgatccacaaattaaatttgtatcatacaagttatccttaacttcatgacaataatttttcaaacacacaagttttacaaaacctcatcattgactaaccgttgttgttggtgtccatcgcatggaattgcttctttaagtccagcaatctcttcttctgaaaggctttcagctatcactcttagagccatcttcttcaacttgtcatcagcacacctggggttgtaggcaatcaagaaattttgtatgaaaactttcatacatgtaaatctcgtactaaataatatgtcaatgttatatatacatgtaattcataccgtaagtgtgtttatatcatagctgacaagttttctttagggccaacttctactcaagctctttaaacattgcatcaaaataaaaaaattggcattagttctgtgctaaatgaaaatcatatttagaggaaaaagcgggagtgctgtagatggatatattaaccaagcatattaatgtttgacctgtctttacaagttctaagcatatatattaaccaagcatataacctaagaggaataagttacaaaatgctacttgatgtttgacctgtctttattggattttgcggccccggtcttcttgtagccaggcacaatgtaatacttgatgttgactctacctttgcagttgtttcggcttgaggagtggcaaagaatggtggagtagaggatggatttcaggtattcatccgtgccatcgaggaaatgactccagtaggtgactagcatgttgaccagggcatgcttggagaagatgacttgtttcagaagctttttagatcaaagatacgaagtgcattgttataaaactagatgcacgaacacttgcttatacggttcttgaaataaaatacattcgtaaccgtcactagcccaagctcaataaggaaaattcacggtaaatgtgcatagtatacctcagatactgcagatgatagggaaggccagaagacagtttgacgcaaatattgagattgcccaagccaatccatggtactaatcctgacagctcctccaaatcgcactgacttgattgtgtccacccatccttgttcatcagcttggaacctttgaaatgaaaactgcattgggtacatggaaaaaacaacaaaaagggaggataaatgatagccaccaacctaattgttcacaaatatctgtataagttattaagggtgttcatagcagttgatcctttagccctgtctgttagatggtcaaatctaggcgccaactcaaaaatgttggcgtccaagtgttagtgttcaactacttctgacAATGAAGTAGTAGCAGATAATCAAGAACACAAGAGAATCTGAAAGAGTCTatatttctttcactagtagcagataatgattagattagaaagCAAAAGAACGCATACCACACCAGCTGCTCCTGCTGTTAAAGCCATAGGTGCAGTGACAGCGCTTAATCCAGATGAGCACATAACTGGAATCTGAACTGCTCGGGAAATGGAGTATGCAGCTGCTAGCGTTGGTGTGGCCTACATTTTAAAGAGGAAAAATATCACATTTTTCATCACAAGTGTGCTAAGATTTCTTATTCGTACTGTTGTTACCTTCTCGATCAAACCAAGGACACCAGGTTTTGATGGACTTGAGTATTTCCCTCCTTCAGTTTGGATTATATCAGCACCTTCCTGTTCCAGCAACTCTGCTAGCTTCACCTTTTTAAATTGAACAAAAAACAACGAGAGATTGTGTTAGTGACAAATCTCAGTTTACGAGGAAATAAATGAGCTACCTGATCAGGGAGACTAAGCATGTGTGGCACGGTTACAGACAGTGTAATGGATGGAAGAATCCTTCTAGTTTCTCTAGTGAGCTTTAGAATCTGACAATGGCACCACAGAATAGTGACGAGATAGAAATAGCTGAAAATACTCGAGGAACTGCAAGGAAAAGTACGATCATGATTCATATACCTGTTCAGGGGAAAACTGAATTCCCATCTCGTAGAAAGAATCATAATTTCCAATT from Zingiber officinale cultivar Zhangliang chromosome 5B, Zo_v1.1, whole genome shotgun sequence encodes the following:
- the LOC121986600 gene encoding uncharacterized protein ycf23-like, with the protein product MMILFLQICVSSVDPLAFPSAVEAGAQMVEIGNYDSFYEMGIQFSPEQILKLTRETRRILPSITLSVTVPHMLSLPDQVKLAELLEQEGADIIQTEGGKYSSPSKPGVLGLIEKATPTLAAAYSISRAVQIPVMCSSGLSAVTAPMALTAGAAGVVCVLLLSNLIIICY